A single genomic interval of Aureliella helgolandensis harbors:
- a CDS encoding P-loop ATPase, Sll1717 family gives MHRSGSGQRSLKSNLIPAYRCCRSLIETERAYMNILDWINVGKVSAERDDDLVNYFYDNGVLRAVLASNSSFLVLGRKGAGKTAVFRYLQENPHEYLRDTDILVSLSFEDYNWKVHSLLRNTETADSLAYKQSWRFVILVEVIKAHVSRCKKDGVAVPTPIASAQKLLEKLFDHPLPSIYQLIGRKLLGLSKVKLPKAGLDLEEGNFDSLEVSGGEISFDEVESDNDIRTCLAQNIGNIISYMEKAIAQTTPCRYRTIICFDRVDEAWDDVSLEVSRRVLSGLVSAADSLTAKYSEIMRPIVFLREDIFSVLPLNDSNKLREDCGALLKWGRDDLFKLLIRRLSYFAELNGQPPVDDLEALFDKNEMRQRSKPPNYLLKRSMMRPRDMICFLSRTIDAMHDSVNDPFADTSNVFSQIAVEAIYQAESGYSEWLKQELLDEWSVQRPSIIQLLSAIQNHASTQFSRADLEAQLAKLEIEFTPAGMLDDLRFLFANSVIGFKIGDSTAWRYRCFYPSQGFIESDTYKVHDGLIRALNLKEPRDIA, from the coding sequence ATGCACCGGAGTGGTAGTGGCCAGCGTTCTCTTAAATCAAACTTAATTCCCGCCTACCGGTGCTGTCGGTCGTTAATTGAAACGGAACGAGCTTACATGAATATTCTTGACTGGATCAACGTCGGCAAGGTTTCGGCAGAGCGAGACGACGATCTTGTCAACTACTTTTATGACAACGGAGTACTCCGTGCCGTTTTGGCTAGCAATTCCTCGTTCTTGGTTCTCGGCCGAAAAGGGGCTGGTAAGACTGCAGTCTTTCGGTATCTGCAGGAGAATCCACACGAGTACCTCCGAGATACCGACATTCTCGTGTCGTTGTCGTTTGAGGACTATAACTGGAAGGTACATTCGCTATTGCGAAATACGGAAACTGCTGATTCCCTGGCTTACAAGCAATCATGGCGTTTCGTGATCTTGGTTGAAGTGATAAAGGCGCACGTCTCTCGCTGCAAAAAGGATGGCGTTGCAGTTCCAACGCCAATCGCAAGTGCGCAGAAGCTCTTGGAAAAGCTGTTCGACCATCCGTTACCGTCGATTTACCAACTGATTGGACGAAAATTACTTGGGCTCTCGAAGGTCAAGTTGCCCAAGGCAGGTCTTGACCTTGAGGAAGGCAATTTTGATTCTTTGGAAGTTTCCGGCGGTGAGATTTCATTTGACGAAGTTGAATCCGACAATGACATTCGAACTTGCTTAGCGCAAAACATTGGAAACATTATCTCCTACATGGAGAAAGCGATCGCACAAACTACTCCTTGTAGATACCGAACTATCATTTGTTTTGACCGTGTTGATGAGGCGTGGGATGACGTCTCACTGGAAGTTTCAAGGCGAGTCCTGTCAGGATTGGTTTCAGCAGCTGACTCACTAACGGCAAAATATAGTGAAATCATGCGACCTATCGTATTCCTTCGCGAAGACATTTTTTCCGTCCTGCCACTTAACGACTCAAACAAACTTCGGGAAGATTGTGGCGCACTACTCAAGTGGGGGCGAGACGACTTATTCAAACTCCTTATCCGCCGCTTATCGTACTTTGCTGAGTTGAATGGCCAGCCACCTGTTGATGATCTCGAAGCTTTATTTGATAAGAATGAAATGCGGCAAAGGTCAAAACCCCCTAACTATCTTCTCAAGCGGTCAATGATGAGACCGCGAGACATGATCTGCTTCCTAAGTCGCACGATAGATGCTATGCATGACAGCGTAAATGACCCATTTGCAGATACGTCAAACGTTTTCTCCCAAATTGCAGTCGAGGCGATATACCAAGCGGAATCCGGCTATTCAGAGTGGTTGAAGCAAGAACTCCTCGATGAGTGGTCGGTGCAACGGCCGTCGATCATTCAGTTGCTTTCCGCAATTCAGAATCATGCTTCCACGCAGTTTTCGCGCGCAGATTTGGAGGCCCAACTTGCGAAGCTCGAGATCGAATTTACGCCTGCTGGAATGCTTGACGATTTACGATTTCTCTTCGCCAACTCTGTAATTGGATTTAAAATCGGCGATTCAACAGCTTGGCGATACCGATGTTTTTACCCATCGCAGGGTTTTATTGAATCCGATACTTACAAAGTGCACGATGGTCTGATTCGTGCTTTGAATCTCAAAGAACCGCGAGATATTGCGTAA
- a CDS encoding terminase gpA endonuclease subunit, with amino-acid sequence MAKKKAAVKTLPAKAAKKAPAKVASRSRTPTPKKRPSPKEQVKTTAATKKAARKKAAASESKKTKRAGAKRVFSGATTDDAWIQSADAYARHKKRAGERQKQLSEDGRDIAGDMPQVTDPKARARVSKSLRKFCDEVLPERFHLGWSEDHLTAIKKMERAILTGDNFAIAMPRGTGKTTLVIAAVLWAIVSGHKRYIALIGADRDAATKLLDGIKVELETNDRLLDLFPEAAYPIRRLEGIANRCRGQLYQGNRTYIRWTSKHIQFANVPLRGEVPEGGRTASMAVVETAGIRGKIRGMQQALPTGEIVRPDCFVVDDPQTDTSAKSRTQVNSRLNVITGTCPGLAGPGESISGFCTCTVIEPDDVADQLLNPEKFPDFHGERFQLVYEWPTETELWEEYGNVYRESMATELGMAPCNTFVKKHWKRLHAGSRVAWEVRKRKDEVSPLQHAYNLLLRLGDMFWQEYQNKPKGADDAEDLLSVDEIQVKVNGYPRLILPPVANLVTGFIDVQGECLFYAVIATARSSFDAWLLDYGTWPRQTAKYYSKRKLGKRLSQIYKGRGQEGRIRQGIMDLTADLATTDYTMPDGRTSMRIKRLGIDAAWGKSSPIVYACAIESPHRSIMLPTFGRGLDAMKMPMEFWTAKPGETLGVGYAIRPRPGGGLYALLDSNYWKSFVHARLAVPMGDAGSLSLFQPEMITTHRLIAEHYRSETRSETSNGSRVVHIWTLPDNKPDNDLFDATAGAMAMAGIEGAKLADLTVRRAASSSKRPRRRTTIKA; translated from the coding sequence ATGGCCAAGAAAAAGGCGGCCGTCAAAACGCTCCCCGCGAAAGCGGCCAAGAAGGCACCTGCCAAGGTAGCCTCGCGATCTCGCACGCCTACTCCCAAGAAACGGCCGTCGCCCAAAGAGCAAGTCAAGACGACGGCCGCTACGAAAAAGGCGGCTCGAAAAAAAGCCGCTGCGAGCGAGTCTAAAAAAACCAAGCGGGCTGGAGCCAAGCGGGTATTCTCCGGCGCCACCACCGACGATGCGTGGATTCAATCAGCCGATGCCTACGCCCGTCACAAGAAACGAGCCGGTGAGCGGCAAAAGCAACTCTCCGAAGATGGTCGGGACATCGCTGGCGACATGCCGCAGGTCACCGATCCCAAGGCCCGGGCGCGCGTCTCCAAGTCGCTGCGCAAATTCTGCGACGAAGTTCTACCAGAACGGTTCCACCTAGGTTGGTCCGAAGATCACCTGACCGCCATCAAGAAGATGGAACGGGCCATTCTAACGGGTGACAATTTTGCGATCGCGATGCCCCGCGGTACCGGCAAGACAACGCTGGTGATTGCGGCCGTGCTGTGGGCCATTGTCTCCGGACATAAACGCTATATCGCTCTGATTGGCGCCGATCGCGATGCGGCCACGAAGCTGCTCGACGGAATCAAGGTCGAACTCGAAACCAACGATCGTCTGCTCGACCTGTTCCCGGAGGCTGCCTATCCGATTCGCCGCCTCGAGGGAATTGCCAACCGCTGCCGTGGCCAGCTGTACCAAGGCAATCGAACCTACATCCGCTGGACTAGCAAGCACATTCAGTTTGCGAACGTTCCCCTGCGTGGCGAGGTTCCTGAAGGTGGACGTACCGCCAGCATGGCGGTTGTGGAAACGGCAGGCATCCGTGGCAAGATCCGTGGCATGCAGCAGGCCTTGCCCACCGGTGAGATTGTTCGTCCCGATTGTTTCGTGGTCGATGATCCGCAAACCGACACCTCGGCCAAATCTCGGACGCAGGTGAACTCCCGTTTGAATGTGATCACGGGAACTTGTCCCGGTCTGGCTGGACCGGGAGAATCGATCTCCGGATTCTGCACTTGCACAGTCATTGAACCCGACGACGTGGCGGACCAGCTGCTCAATCCCGAGAAATTCCCAGACTTCCATGGTGAGCGTTTTCAATTGGTCTACGAATGGCCAACGGAGACCGAGCTGTGGGAGGAATATGGCAACGTCTATCGCGAGTCGATGGCCACCGAACTGGGGATGGCCCCCTGCAATACCTTTGTGAAAAAGCACTGGAAGCGATTGCATGCCGGTTCTCGCGTGGCATGGGAAGTACGAAAGCGGAAGGACGAAGTTTCACCGCTGCAGCATGCCTACAATTTGCTACTGCGTTTGGGCGATATGTTTTGGCAGGAATACCAGAACAAGCCCAAGGGGGCCGACGATGCAGAGGACCTGCTCAGCGTCGACGAGATCCAGGTCAAGGTGAATGGCTACCCACGTTTGATCCTGCCACCGGTGGCCAACCTGGTCACGGGCTTCATCGACGTGCAGGGTGAGTGCCTGTTCTATGCTGTCATCGCGACAGCTCGATCGAGTTTTGACGCCTGGTTGCTGGACTATGGGACCTGGCCACGGCAAACGGCCAAGTACTATTCGAAACGCAAACTCGGCAAACGTCTCTCCCAAATCTACAAGGGGCGTGGCCAAGAGGGTCGCATCCGACAAGGGATCATGGATTTGACCGCGGATCTGGCTACCACTGATTACACGATGCCCGATGGCCGCACATCGATGCGGATCAAGCGTCTGGGAATTGATGCCGCCTGGGGCAAGTCGAGCCCGATCGTCTACGCGTGCGCCATCGAGTCGCCTCACCGCTCAATCATGCTGCCCACGTTTGGCCGTGGCTTGGATGCGATGAAAATGCCCATGGAGTTTTGGACGGCCAAACCGGGTGAAACGCTGGGCGTGGGCTACGCGATCCGGCCAAGGCCTGGCGGTGGATTGTATGCACTGCTCGACAGCAACTATTGGAAGTCATTCGTGCATGCACGCCTGGCGGTACCGATGGGCGATGCCGGTAGCTTGTCCTTGTTCCAACCAGAGATGATCACTACGCATCGATTGATTGCTGAGCACTATCGGTCGGAGACTCGATCGGAAACGAGCAACGGTAGTCGCGTGGTACACATCTGGACGTTGCCCGATAACAAACCCGACAATGATTTGTTCGATGCAACGGCCGGAGCCATGGCAATGGCCGGGATTGAAGGGGCCAAATTGGCCGATCTAACGGTGCGAAGAGCTGCGAGCAGCTCAAAACGCCCCAGACGACGTACCACAATCAAGGCCTAG
- a CDS encoding DNA-methyltransferase yields the protein MNTNQLCPKCKESSVLVPITGNRWDSYHSRAEIALDCIEEGTIDAVITDPPYGSGGTTVAKRLRPSSEKYQSSDRKEKLPDIDGDAMLPEAWIRMMTTIFDKVRRACKPGADLLVFCDWMSLTRFIEVIGAAGLYVRSVGIWDKGRCSRPNRNGMRNQVEMILHARRSGKVEREKDIYLNGVFQYPTMRNNKLHLTQKPLELMHELMQLAPPEGIVLDPFQGSGTTGVAALQTNRRYIGIESVKHYHDIAIQRLQEFSTP from the coding sequence ATGAATACCAATCAACTCTGCCCAAAATGCAAAGAATCCTCGGTTCTCGTTCCCATCACGGGCAACCGCTGGGACTCTTACCACTCACGCGCCGAGATCGCTCTGGACTGTATCGAGGAAGGTACCATCGACGCCGTGATCACGGATCCTCCCTACGGATCGGGAGGAACCACGGTTGCCAAACGACTGCGTCCCTCTTCGGAGAAGTATCAGAGCAGCGATCGAAAGGAAAAACTCCCGGACATCGATGGCGATGCCATGCTGCCCGAGGCCTGGATTCGAATGATGACCACCATCTTTGACAAGGTCCGCAGGGCTTGCAAGCCAGGTGCCGATCTACTCGTCTTCTGTGACTGGATGAGCCTCACTCGCTTTATCGAAGTGATCGGGGCGGCTGGACTATATGTTCGCAGCGTTGGTATCTGGGACAAGGGACGTTGTTCCCGCCCCAATCGAAACGGCATGCGGAACCAAGTCGAAATGATCCTCCACGCGCGGCGATCGGGCAAGGTCGAGCGTGAGAAAGACATCTACCTCAACGGCGTTTTTCAGTATCCGACGATGCGGAACAATAAGCTGCATTTGACGCAAAAGCCGCTTGAATTGATGCATGAACTGATGCAGTTGGCACCTCCAGAGGGAATCGTGCTCGATCCGTTCCAGGGATCGGGAACCACGGGTGTGGCTGCCTTGCAAACGAATCGCCGGTACATCGGTATCGAATCGGTGAAGCACTATCACGATATTGCCATTCAGCGATTGCAAGAGTTCAGCACCCCGTAG
- a CDS encoding 5'-3' exonuclease H3TH domain-containing protein, whose protein sequence is MEIYVDGSNLIHKLWHVCENVTQVANGMQRQLSAIEREYKPDFLRVALDAPGGTWRHELVPTYKAQRGKKPEGLQTLLNSAEQLLGDWCTASVAGHEADDIIATWCHRANLSGTQAVIVSADKDLYQLLRKDLHVILRSFRTSVGKVTQEDWFNHDAFATRWAMVPVQWPQYRALVGDKSDNMPGVNSIGERYAMTLMGRYLTIEDCVTAIRRFETTGMPQKQERALLAAWDSGEVQRNIRIHTLVKNVPLPTPEIATT, encoded by the coding sequence ATGGAGATCTATGTGGATGGTTCGAACCTGATTCACAAGCTGTGGCACGTGTGCGAGAACGTCACCCAAGTAGCCAACGGAATGCAACGGCAGTTGAGCGCTATCGAACGGGAATACAAGCCCGACTTCCTGCGCGTGGCACTCGACGCACCGGGCGGGACCTGGCGGCATGAGCTAGTGCCCACCTACAAAGCCCAGCGAGGCAAGAAACCCGAGGGACTGCAGACCCTGCTGAACTCAGCCGAGCAACTGCTGGGCGATTGGTGCACCGCCAGCGTGGCTGGTCATGAAGCGGACGACATTATTGCAACCTGGTGCCATCGGGCAAACCTCAGCGGCACCCAAGCGGTAATTGTGTCCGCCGACAAGGATCTCTACCAGCTGCTGCGGAAGGACTTGCACGTGATCCTGCGGAGTTTCCGCACCAGCGTGGGCAAGGTGACGCAAGAGGATTGGTTCAACCATGACGCGTTCGCAACACGCTGGGCCATGGTGCCCGTCCAGTGGCCGCAGTACCGAGCCTTGGTCGGAGACAAATCGGACAACATGCCTGGAGTCAACTCGATCGGCGAACGGTACGCCATGACTTTGATGGGCCGCTATTTGACGATCGAGGATTGCGTGACTGCGATCCGTCGCTTCGAAACGACTGGAATGCCGCAGAAGCAAGAGCGTGCCCTGCTGGCTGCGTGGGACTCCGGAGAGGTCCAACGCAATATTCGGATCCACACGCTCGTGAAAAACGTTCCACTTCCCACCCCGGAAATCGCTACTACCTAG
- a CDS encoding glycine-rich domain-containing protein: MPDYSDLDPNRLKPGLTDGSGNLKPSLVTPDYTGGTPGSASEVKPSLIQPSGSLRPGLLLGNELKPSLLGNVSSPKVSATGGTVTTSGGYKIHTFTSSGSFVVTGGGEIEYLVVAGGGGGGGRQSGVAAGGGGAGGLLAGSTTVAAGSIAVTVGAGGNAGNTGVPPGNGANSAIAGIVTAIGGGGGGQYGTSVGGNNGAGNLGGSGGGGTWGASPIGTPGEGTVGQGNDGGSGQITTPNVAGGGGGAGSAGAAAVDGAAGGVGLQSSISGTPTYYAGGGGGAAQSGSPGGAGGLGGGGQGGGTITRSVGVENTGGGGGGAGSFASGAGGGSGIVIIRYPE; this comes from the coding sequence ATGCCCGACTACAGCGACCTTGATCCGAATCGTCTCAAACCCGGTCTAACCGACGGTTCGGGCAACCTCAAACCGTCACTCGTTACGCCCGACTACACCGGCGGCACACCTGGCAGTGCGAGCGAAGTTAAGCCATCGCTGATTCAACCGAGTGGCTCCCTACGTCCAGGGCTGCTGCTCGGGAATGAACTCAAACCCTCCTTGCTCGGCAATGTCAGCTCCCCCAAGGTGTCCGCGACCGGGGGAACGGTCACAACCTCCGGCGGTTACAAAATTCACACGTTCACATCGAGCGGTTCTTTCGTCGTCACCGGCGGTGGCGAGATCGAGTATCTAGTCGTCGCCGGTGGCGGTGGTGGAGGCGGACGGCAATCGGGTGTAGCCGCCGGTGGTGGCGGTGCTGGAGGGCTGTTGGCGGGCTCGACAACTGTGGCCGCTGGCAGCATTGCAGTCACGGTCGGTGCGGGTGGTAACGCTGGTAACACAGGAGTGCCTCCAGGGAATGGGGCCAATTCGGCAATCGCTGGTATTGTCACGGCCATCGGTGGCGGCGGTGGGGGCCAGTACGGTACGTCCGTGGGTGGCAACAACGGAGCTGGCAACCTCGGGGGAAGTGGCGGCGGAGGCACTTGGGGTGCTTCCCCTATTGGTACACCGGGTGAAGGAACTGTCGGGCAGGGAAACGACGGTGGATCCGGTCAGATCACTACGCCCAACGTAGCGGGCGGTGGTGGCGGTGCTGGATCTGCAGGGGCTGCTGCGGTCGATGGGGCTGCGGGCGGTGTTGGTCTTCAGTCGTCGATCAGCGGAACGCCAACCTACTATGCCGGTGGTGGCGGTGGAGCTGCTCAGAGTGGAAGTCCCGGCGGGGCTGGGGGCCTCGGTGGTGGCGGCCAAGGTGGAGGGACGATAACCAGGTCCGTTGGAGTTGAAAACACCGGCGGCGGTGGCGGTGGTGCTGGATCGTTCGCTAGCGGTGCAGGTGGTGGCAGTGGAATTGTAATCATTAGATATCCGGAATAG
- a CDS encoding sigma-70 family RNA polymerase sigma factor, which translates to MEQEEMDLWQRYAVARRGRSPKKLRESLELRNQLVERYQHLAEAAARRAARRIPFGVEYEELLSHAYLGLIDAVTRFDPDRGIGPNTYMPTRIHFSITDSLRKLDTVSRTVRAKLKKRRALSEQLGHEPTDDEVQEHLGFVIPAVQIKSLEAESDSSSKGRGRGDTLRDHVADRHTPQQVSDCSELLRGLDKRERLVVMLYFMHGYRMKEVAETIGLSESRVSQMMTALRPRLKENAARAA; encoded by the coding sequence ATGGAACAGGAAGAGATGGACCTTTGGCAGCGGTACGCTGTCGCGCGCCGTGGCCGCTCGCCCAAGAAACTTCGAGAGTCGCTCGAGCTGCGGAATCAATTGGTTGAGCGGTACCAACATCTGGCCGAAGCTGCAGCTCGACGTGCCGCCCGCCGGATTCCGTTCGGCGTTGAATACGAAGAGCTATTGTCGCACGCCTACCTGGGCTTGATTGATGCAGTCACGAGGTTCGATCCCGACCGAGGAATCGGGCCCAATACTTACATGCCTACGCGGATCCATTTCTCGATCACCGATTCGCTGCGCAAGTTGGACACGGTGAGCCGTACGGTCCGTGCGAAGCTTAAGAAACGCAGGGCATTGTCAGAACAGTTGGGGCATGAGCCCACGGACGACGAGGTGCAAGAACATCTAGGGTTCGTTATCCCGGCTGTACAGATCAAGTCTCTGGAGGCCGAATCGGATTCCAGCTCGAAGGGCAGGGGCAGGGGGGACACCCTGCGCGACCATGTTGCCGATCGCCATACACCGCAGCAAGTAAGCGACTGCAGCGAGCTGCTCCGTGGACTCGACAAACGCGAGCGGTTGGTCGTGATGCTGTATTTCATGCATGGCTACCGCATGAAGGAAGTCGCCGAAACCATTGGATTGAGCGAATCGCGCGTCAGTCAAATGATGACGGCACTGCGACCGAGATTGAAGGAAAACGCTGCGCGAGCGGCATAG
- a CDS encoding carbon storage regulator, giving the protein MLVLKRKPGESVEIEGGVRLIINRISGGNVSIGIEAPAEVKILRSELAKHPELVATPSAPVRDHVTQFEPMRRAA; this is encoded by the coding sequence ATGTTAGTGCTCAAACGAAAACCGGGCGAATCGGTCGAAATCGAAGGGGGCGTGCGGTTGATCATCAATCGCATCTCCGGTGGCAATGTTTCGATCGGAATCGAAGCGCCAGCAGAGGTCAAGATCCTGCGTAGCGAGCTGGCTAAGCATCCGGAGCTCGTGGCCACACCGAGTGCCCCAGTGCGTGACCATGTCACGCAGTTTGAACCGATGCGACGAGCGGCCTAG
- a CDS encoding BNR-4 repeat-containing protein, protein MTKRYKTITIPASKQAGKCSGVFPIDLSRDAQIQAGVFPTGRNVYVTEQDGVTPVPACLIPNKHVCGSNGGWTWFTQPVSIYDPVGRKTLTGWVNQQGARHVSVYDHDTDTQQDILISTTDLEGDDHNNPSICIRSDGRYLVAYCEHNNGNTVKFRVSTNPNDGSEWDAEYSIEPTTQGVLSYSQLWRLSGEDKIYLFGRHDGADKWYYVTSDDDGETWSSQVNFIDHGTFQCYPRFWTNGIDKFLIICTKKENNVNSFIANDSAGVALDLTGNRPIYALQYTGGAWKQMDGTALSLPIVHTHYGASSIIATDEGIDSRWVGDITQDADGVVHALYYVYPGHDERNHDLYHASYDADAGTWSSVKVMDEGGPIVSYYSPSVSYPGVAVFDPLDASKIAVAREVAGIREIEIWQRTGASWAKLQEITSGSLTNNFRPNFAHGRVAGVAPYLFWMGCGRYEGYEDFTLAMLQHPAQPASGLLVRLELDGVTDRVLRVYYTDENEDRLQAPHEVAAGMGALNLFVGSLQLADNRFNRTNFAPGGSKALTVLNTQEDNSQTFGGIKFGPVGADVSSKMLISPAVENSFRVAMVAIVNWQPHSSNPLQQSILSNNTLGQGGIITRITTATGLFQFFAVLSSGAVSITSDVAVPQNEPVLLYGEYDRFDAAQRLKIRVGETQKTAESVSASMSSAAAPYHAIGQEKASGATYPLKGTLSMVGIFERTLPKAYTDTLSRAFTSPSTFATIGTEMLDNASLIADIVAAIDGSTTGANAAAAASQSLTAAEEITKVPRAEEPVAAGAAVRRRNQRDQYVDEIIEPPGS, encoded by the coding sequence ATGACCAAGCGATACAAAACGATCACCATTCCTGCTTCCAAGCAGGCAGGCAAGTGCTCCGGGGTTTTCCCAATTGACCTGAGTCGGGACGCCCAAATCCAGGCGGGAGTTTTTCCTACTGGTCGCAATGTCTATGTGACTGAGCAAGACGGCGTGACGCCCGTGCCCGCGTGCTTGATTCCGAACAAGCACGTGTGCGGATCCAACGGTGGGTGGACGTGGTTCACACAGCCGGTGTCGATCTACGATCCCGTCGGCCGCAAGACGCTCACCGGTTGGGTAAACCAGCAGGGAGCCAGGCATGTATCGGTCTATGATCATGACACCGACACCCAGCAAGACATTCTCATCTCGACGACAGATCTGGAGGGGGACGATCACAACAATCCGTCCATTTGCATTCGATCCGATGGACGCTACTTGGTCGCGTACTGCGAGCACAATAACGGAAACACCGTCAAGTTTCGCGTGTCGACCAATCCCAACGATGGCAGTGAATGGGACGCCGAGTACTCGATTGAACCTACCACGCAGGGAGTCCTGTCGTACTCGCAACTTTGGAGGCTGAGCGGCGAAGATAAAATCTACCTTTTCGGTAGGCATGACGGAGCCGACAAATGGTACTACGTGACTTCGGACGACGATGGTGAAACATGGTCATCCCAGGTGAACTTTATCGACCATGGGACGTTCCAATGCTATCCGCGGTTCTGGACGAACGGGATCGACAAGTTTCTGATTATCTGCACCAAGAAGGAAAACAACGTCAACTCGTTTATTGCCAACGACTCCGCAGGTGTGGCACTCGACTTGACGGGCAACCGGCCAATCTACGCGCTGCAGTACACAGGGGGTGCATGGAAGCAGATGGACGGTACGGCATTGTCCTTGCCGATCGTTCACACCCACTACGGAGCGTCTAGCATTATCGCCACGGATGAGGGCATCGATTCGCGATGGGTGGGCGACATCACGCAAGACGCAGACGGAGTCGTCCATGCGCTGTACTACGTTTACCCTGGACACGATGAACGCAACCACGATCTGTACCACGCGAGCTACGATGCCGATGCTGGCACATGGTCTAGCGTCAAAGTGATGGACGAGGGGGGACCGATTGTCTCGTACTATTCGCCCTCTGTTTCCTATCCCGGGGTTGCTGTTTTCGATCCCCTGGATGCATCCAAGATTGCAGTCGCACGCGAAGTGGCAGGCATTCGTGAGATCGAAATTTGGCAGCGTACTGGCGCGAGCTGGGCAAAGCTGCAGGAGATCACCTCAGGCAGCCTGACTAACAATTTTCGGCCCAACTTCGCACACGGCCGCGTTGCGGGAGTCGCGCCCTATCTGTTCTGGATGGGCTGCGGCCGGTACGAAGGTTACGAGGACTTTACGCTCGCGATGCTGCAACACCCGGCACAACCAGCCAGCGGGCTGTTGGTCCGATTAGAGCTGGACGGTGTGACCGATCGCGTGCTGCGCGTTTACTACACCGACGAAAACGAGGACCGACTGCAGGCTCCCCACGAGGTGGCCGCAGGCATGGGAGCGCTCAATCTGTTTGTGGGATCGCTGCAGCTGGCCGACAATCGATTCAACCGTACGAATTTTGCACCGGGTGGCAGCAAGGCATTAACCGTTCTCAACACTCAGGAGGACAACAGCCAAACGTTCGGCGGAATTAAATTCGGGCCGGTCGGCGCCGACGTAAGCAGCAAAATGCTGATAAGCCCCGCAGTCGAGAATTCGTTTCGGGTGGCCATGGTGGCGATCGTCAATTGGCAACCGCATTCGAGCAACCCACTACAACAGTCGATTCTCTCCAATAATACGTTGGGCCAAGGCGGGATCATTACGAGAATCACCACGGCCACTGGGCTTTTTCAATTCTTCGCGGTGCTCAGCTCGGGGGCGGTGTCGATCACCTCGGATGTTGCAGTGCCGCAGAATGAGCCGGTGTTGCTGTATGGCGAATATGATCGCTTCGATGCGGCACAGCGGTTGAAGATTCGCGTCGGTGAAACGCAGAAAACGGCGGAGAGCGTTAGTGCGAGTATGTCAAGCGCGGCGGCTCCCTACCATGCCATCGGGCAGGAAAAGGCGAGTGGGGCAACCTATCCGCTAAAGGGCACGTTGAGCATGGTTGGAATCTTCGAGCGAACGTTGCCCAAGGCCTACACTGACACGCTAAGCAGGGCATTTACCTCTCCCAGTACCTTTGCGACTATCGGCACCGAGATGCTGGATAATGCCTCTTTGATTGCAGACATCGTGGCAGCCATCGATGGGAGTACTACTGGAGCTAATGCGGCTGCAGCGGCCAGTCAATCCTTGACAGCAGCAGAAGAGATCACGAAGGTTCCTCGAGCGGAGGAACCCGTTGCGGCGGGTGCTGCCGTGCGACGACGAAACCAACGCGATCAATACGTGGACGAAATCATAGAACCACCAGGGAGCTAA